The Flavobacterium commune genome contains a region encoding:
- the hemE gene encoding uroporphyrinogen decarboxylase, protein MIKNDLFLKALKGETVQRPPVWMMRQAGRYLPEFRALRDKYDFFTRCETPELAAEITVQPIRRIAPDAAILFSDILVVPRAMGIHVELKDNLGPIIPNPIRTMEQVNQVYVPDVNETLGYVFDAIKLTKEMLNNEVPLIGFAGSPWTIFCYAVEGKGSKSFDTAKGFCFSNPVAAHTLLQKITDTTILYLKEKVKSGVNAVQIFDSWGGMLSPVDYQEFSWKYINQIVDALAEVTPVIVFGKGCWFALNDMGKSKASALGVDWTCSARNARYLSGGNITLQGNFDPSRLLSPIPTIKKMVHEMIDEFGKDKYIVNLGHGILPNIPVDHAKAFIDAVKEYGN, encoded by the coding sequence ATGATAAAGAACGACCTATTTTTAAAAGCACTAAAAGGAGAAACTGTACAACGCCCACCGGTTTGGATGATGCGTCAAGCTGGAAGATATTTACCGGAATTTAGAGCTTTGCGTGACAAATACGATTTTTTCACTCGTTGCGAAACTCCTGAATTAGCTGCCGAAATTACCGTTCAGCCTATTCGCAGAATTGCTCCAGATGCTGCTATTTTGTTTTCGGATATTTTGGTTGTGCCTCGCGCAATGGGAATTCACGTGGAATTGAAAGACAATTTAGGTCCAATTATTCCAAATCCTATTCGTACAATGGAACAAGTAAATCAGGTTTACGTTCCGGATGTGAATGAGACTTTAGGTTATGTTTTTGACGCCATTAAATTGACTAAGGAAATGCTGAATAACGAAGTACCATTAATTGGTTTCGCAGGTTCACCTTGGACAATTTTCTGTTATGCTGTGGAAGGAAAAGGTTCAAAAAGCTTTGATACCGCTAAAGGATTCTGTTTCTCTAACCCGGTAGCTGCTCATACTTTATTACAAAAAATCACCGACACCACGATTTTATACTTGAAAGAAAAAGTAAAATCAGGAGTAAATGCGGTTCAAATATTTGATTCCTGGGGAGGAATGCTTTCTCCTGTAGATTATCAGGAATTCTCATGGAAATACATTAACCAAATCGTTGATGCTTTGGCCGAAGTGACTCCGGTAATTGTTTTTGGAAAAGGATGTTGGTTTGCTTTGAACGATATGGGGAAAAGTAAAGCTTCTGCCCTCGGAGTAGACTGGACTTGTTCGGCTAGAAATGCGCGTTATTTATCAGGTGGGAATATTACTTTACAAGGTAATTTTGATCCATCTCGTTTGCTTTCGCCAATTCCAACTATCAAGAAAATGGTTCACGAAATGATCGACGAATTTGGAAAAGACAAATACATCGTAAACCTTGGTCATGGAATTTTACCAAACATTCCTGTGGATCACGCCAAAGCATTTATTGATGCGGTGAAAGAATACGGGAACTAG
- the hemC gene encoding hydroxymethylbilane synthase, producing the protein MAEKTIRIGTRDSELALWQAHTVQKKLNDLGYKTEIVAVKSQGDIILDKPLYELGITGIFTKTLDIAMINGDVDIAVHSMKDVPTALPVGIVQAAVLKRANTLDILVHKGSLDFLEANGTIATGSLRRQAQWLNKYPNHTVVDLRGNVNTRMQKLQDSDWNGAVFAAAGLERINIKPSDYIDLDWMIPAPAQGAMLVVAMGNDNYTLDALSHLNDIETEVCTYIERQFLRTLEGGCTAPIGALAKYNEDEDTIHFDGVLFSLDGKEKIEINKVVDISEWKKLGFHSAKEILDNGGTELMAEIKNNLKK; encoded by the coding sequence ATGGCAGAAAAAACAATACGTATAGGTACAAGAGATAGCGAACTCGCTTTATGGCAAGCACATACCGTTCAAAAAAAATTAAACGATTTAGGTTATAAAACCGAGATTGTAGCCGTAAAATCCCAAGGCGATATCATTCTTGACAAACCCCTTTACGAATTAGGAATTACTGGAATTTTCACAAAAACATTAGATATCGCCATGATTAACGGCGATGTGGATATTGCAGTGCATTCGATGAAAGACGTTCCTACTGCCCTACCTGTCGGAATTGTTCAGGCTGCCGTTTTAAAAAGAGCCAATACCCTTGATATTTTAGTTCACAAAGGCAGTCTTGATTTTCTGGAAGCCAATGGAACTATAGCTACCGGAAGTTTGCGTCGTCAGGCACAATGGCTGAACAAATACCCAAATCATACTGTAGTTGATTTACGCGGAAACGTGAATACCAGAATGCAAAAATTGCAGGACAGCGACTGGAACGGAGCTGTTTTTGCCGCTGCCGGACTGGAAAGAATCAACATAAAACCGAGCGATTATATCGATTTGGACTGGATGATTCCAGCACCAGCACAAGGTGCCATGCTTGTAGTTGCTATGGGAAATGACAATTATACTCTGGATGCACTTTCGCATCTTAATGATATTGAAACGGAAGTTTGTACTTATATCGAACGTCAATTTTTAAGAACCTTAGAAGGTGGTTGCACCGCTCCTATTGGTGCTTTGGCGAAATACAATGAAGACGAAGATACCATTCATTTTGATGGGGTTTTATTTTCATTAGACGGAAAAGAAAAAATCGAAATCAACAAAGTAGTCGATATTTCAGAATGGAAGAAACTAGGATTTCATTCAGCGAAGGAAATCTTAGACAATGGCGGTACTGAATTGATGGCAGAAATTAAAAATAATTTGAAAAAATAA
- a CDS encoding globin family protein encodes MRNFSKITLSVLLVASAAFTSCSDDDDPKPEPVEASIYTRLGGTTMVADPESPGQMIEQGRLNFRKVVNSTVGLIVADVQNNASGNLGAHFAPVLAEVGAGNTTKYAILIDNLTDFFSFNTGGTNAVNTYSGLNMVDAHDPAKNPRMGTKSSSADYTKFVGYVGAAANTNGVASNTELYTDIVAVLESLRTPIVQK; translated from the coding sequence ATGAGAAATTTTTCTAAAATTACACTAAGTGTATTACTAGTTGCATCGGCGGCATTTACTTCTTGCAGTGACGATGATGATCCAAAACCAGAACCAGTAGAAGCATCAATCTACACTCGTTTAGGTGGAACAACTATGGTTGCCGATCCTGAAAGCCCGGGACAAATGATCGAACAGGGACGTTTGAATTTCCGTAAAGTAGTAAACTCTACTGTAGGACTAATTGTTGCCGATGTGCAAAACAATGCGTCTGGAAATCTTGGAGCGCATTTTGCACCGGTGCTGGCAGAAGTTGGAGCTGGAAACACTACTAAATATGCAATATTAATAGACAATCTAACCGATTTCTTCTCTTTCAATACAGGAGGAACTAATGCCGTAAACACTTACTCAGGATTGAATATGGTAGATGCTCATGATCCGGCTAAAAATCCTCGTATGGGAACAAAATCTTCTAGTGCCGATTACACCAAATTTGTTGGATACGTAGGCGCGGCTGCCAACACTAATGGTGTGGCTTCAAATACAGAACTTTATACTGATATTGTAGCTGTTTTGGAATCATTGAGAACTCCTATTGTTCAAAAATAA
- the hemA gene encoding glutamyl-tRNA reductase → MENFNMSRNSTFYALGLSYKKADATIRGKFSLDAKAQSILLMQAEAEGIESLIVTSTCNRTEIYGFANHPYELIKLLCENSQGSVQEFQEVAYIYKNQEAINHMFRVGTGLDSQILGDFEIISQIKNAFIQSKSYGLTNTFMERLVNSVIQASKKIKTDTEISSGATSVSFASVQYIIKNVEDIANKNILLFGTGKIGRNTCENLVKHTKHEQITLINRTKDKAEKLAEKLDLVVKDYSDLQLEIQKADVLVVATGAQNPTIDKAILNLKKPLLILDLSIPKNVNENVTQLEGVTLIHMDHLSQMTDETLENRKRHIPAAEAIIEEIKDEFRTWTKGRKFAPTINALKAKLNDIKNSELDFQSKKIADFNEEQAEIISNRIIQKITTHFANHLKDENTMVDESIEWIEKVFKIEALVK, encoded by the coding sequence ATGGAAAATTTTAATATGTCCAGAAACAGCACTTTTTACGCTTTAGGCTTAAGTTATAAAAAAGCAGATGCAACCATTCGTGGTAAATTTAGCTTAGATGCCAAGGCACAATCTATTTTATTAATGCAGGCTGAAGCTGAAGGAATCGAATCATTGATTGTTACTTCAACTTGTAACAGAACCGAAATTTATGGTTTTGCTAATCATCCTTATGAGTTAATCAAATTACTTTGTGAAAACAGCCAAGGTTCCGTTCAGGAATTTCAAGAAGTAGCTTATATCTATAAAAATCAAGAAGCTATCAATCACATGTTTCGAGTAGGAACAGGATTAGACAGTCAAATTCTGGGTGATTTTGAAATCATCAGCCAAATAAAAAATGCCTTCATTCAAAGTAAATCTTATGGTTTAACAAACACTTTTATGGAGCGTTTGGTAAATTCCGTGATTCAGGCAAGTAAAAAAATCAAAACAGATACTGAAATTTCTTCTGGTGCAACCTCAGTTTCATTTGCATCAGTTCAATATATCATCAAAAACGTAGAAGATATTGCTAATAAAAATATCTTACTTTTTGGAACCGGAAAAATTGGTAGAAATACCTGCGAAAACCTGGTAAAACATACTAAACACGAGCAAATCACTTTAATTAACAGAACCAAAGATAAGGCAGAGAAATTAGCCGAAAAACTGGATTTGGTAGTTAAGGATTATTCTGATTTGCAATTAGAAATACAAAAAGCCGATGTTTTAGTGGTAGCTACCGGAGCACAAAACCCAACAATTGACAAAGCCATTTTAAATCTAAAAAAACCTTTATTGATTTTAGATTTATCGATTCCTAAAAATGTGAATGAAAACGTGACGCAATTAGAAGGTGTCACTCTGATTCACATGGATCATTTGTCTCAAATGACCGATGAAACTTTAGAAAACAGAAAGAGACACATTCCTGCTGCCGAAGCCATTATCGAAGAAATAAAAGACGAATTCAGAACCTGGACTAAAGGACGTAAATTTGCTCCAACTATCAACGCTTTGAAAGCCAAACTGAACGACATTAAAAATTCGGAATTGGATTTTCAAAGTAAAAAAATAGCCGATTTTAACGAAGAACAAGCTGAAATCATCAGCAACAGAATCATTCAAAAAATCACTACTCATTTTGCCAATCACCTCAAAGACGAAAACACTATGGTGGATGAAAGTATCGAATGGATTGAAAAAGTCTTTAAAATTGAGGCCTTAGTTAAATAA
- a CDS encoding uroporphyrinogen-III synthase: MSQISILSTKTLSAEQRQVFLNANIDLLEQDFIEIKHSVFELDKINSNLIFSSQNAVLSLVEQNGWEILKSKSVFCVGIKTKELLELHGFKVEAYMDYASELAEIITLIYNKESYTFFSGNLRKETLPKALKNAGITFNEIEVYQTKLAPFKISIQEKFDGILFFSPSAVESYLTDNKLKNEICFCIGETTASALENKTKNIIVAEQPTIEDVIESILEEYK, translated from the coding sequence ATGAGTCAAATAAGTATTCTGTCAACTAAAACCTTATCAGCGGAACAACGACAAGTATTTCTTAATGCTAATATTGATCTTTTAGAACAAGATTTTATCGAAATTAAACACTCCGTTTTCGAATTAGATAAAATCAATTCCAATTTGATTTTCAGTAGTCAAAATGCTGTTTTAAGCCTGGTAGAGCAAAATGGCTGGGAAATTCTTAAATCCAAAAGCGTTTTTTGTGTAGGGATAAAAACCAAAGAGTTATTGGAGCTTCACGGTTTTAAAGTAGAAGCTTATATGGATTACGCATCTGAATTGGCAGAAATAATTACTTTAATCTATAACAAGGAAAGCTATACTTTTTTCAGCGGAAATCTACGCAAAGAAACCTTACCAAAAGCATTGAAGAATGCAGGTATTACTTTCAATGAAATTGAGGTTTATCAAACCAAATTAGCCCCTTTTAAAATATCCATTCAGGAAAAATTTGATGGGATTCTTTTTTTTAGCCCATCGGCAGTTGAAAGTTATTTGACAGATAATAAATTAAAAAACGAAATTTGCTTTTGCATTGGCGAAACCACCGCATCAGCATTGGAAAATAAAACAAAAAACATCATCGTTGCAGAACAACCTACCATCGAAGATGTAATTGAATCAATATTAGAAGAATATAAATAA